From Ostreibacterium oceani, one genomic window encodes:
- the tilS gene encoding tRNA lysidine(34) synthetase TilS gives MKSAIRVFASLDFLTLNLAKTIKPFISTASRRIVVAYSGGRDSHVLLHAIAALRQTAGFSLPIVAIHINHRLHPDADAWVVHCRQVCAALSLPFITETVLSRPKTGESIESFARKARYQLIATHLKAGDIFVSAHHQRDQAETFLLQLMRGAGLDGLCAMPLVRPFSMATIDGNLPQMQHDEGQQTQAIYLRPLLNTAYEAIEQYAKQHQLTYITDTSNADLRFNRNYIRHCVLPDLTVRFPHAVESICRSVQWLQELDGEAPPSQLRISYLASLSSIKRKQAIRAAIKQKTGYALSQNQTDYLMTHFFSAAKDKHPTLTVGPYLIRRFNDEMVVTLPMPVDTTGFPAQKITVGMPFFTPVGAIQWQAGEGGLSPNQPLRVDKLHFSDKFRPHNRRHHQPIKKLLAQAQIPPWIRPFIPGLYDNKTLVAIPSLGVHDDFFSQSKDAVLPSWQVDEKFVKL, from the coding sequence TTGAAAAGCGCTATACGCGTATTCGCCAGTTTGGATTTTTTGACACTTAATCTAGCAAAAACCATCAAGCCGTTTATTAGCACGGCTAGCAGGCGTATCGTTGTCGCGTATAGTGGCGGTCGAGATTCGCATGTATTGTTGCATGCAATAGCAGCGCTCCGCCAAACGGCGGGTTTTTCGTTGCCAATTGTTGCCATCCATATCAACCATCGATTGCATCCTGATGCGGATGCTTGGGTGGTTCATTGTCGGCAAGTCTGTGCGGCATTATCGTTACCTTTTATTACCGAAACCGTACTATCGCGTCCAAAAACAGGGGAAAGCATTGAGAGTTTTGCTAGGAAAGCACGCTATCAATTAATCGCAACGCACCTTAAAGCGGGCGATATTTTTGTCAGTGCGCACCACCAGCGCGATCAAGCGGAGACGTTTTTGCTACAGTTGATGCGCGGTGCAGGGCTTGATGGATTGTGCGCAATGCCGTTAGTGCGCCCGTTTTCTATGGCAACGATTGATGGCAATTTGCCCCAAATGCAGCACGATGAAGGGCAACAAACCCAGGCAATTTATCTGCGCCCCCTGCTGAACACAGCGTACGAAGCAATTGAGCAGTATGCTAAACAGCACCAGTTAACCTATATTACCGACACCAGCAACGCTGATTTGCGATTTAATCGCAATTATATTCGCCATTGCGTATTACCCGATTTAACGGTTCGGTTTCCGCATGCAGTAGAATCGATTTGTCGCAGTGTGCAGTGGTTACAAGAGCTTGACGGTGAGGCGCCTCCTAGCCAATTACGTATCAGTTATCTAGCCAGCTTGTCGAGCATCAAAAGAAAACAAGCCATTAGAGCAGCCATTAAACAAAAAACAGGATACGCACTGAGCCAAAACCAAACCGATTACTTGATGACGCATTTTTTCAGTGCAGCCAAAGATAAGCATCCAACACTTACCGTTGGGCCCTATTTAATTAGGCGATTTAATGATGAGATGGTGGTGACACTGCCAATGCCAGTTGATACAACGGGTTTTCCTGCCCAAAAAATCACCGTTGGCATGCCGTTTTTTACACCAGTTGGTGCCATACAGTGGCAGGCCGGCGAAGGTGGGCTATCACCAAACCAACCACTACGCGTTGATAAGCTACATTTTTCTGATAAGTTTCGTCCGCATAACCGCCGCCACCATCAACCCATTAAAAAACTACTTGCACAGGCACAAATACCACCGTGGATAAGACCGTTTATACCTGGGCTTTATGACAATAAAACATTAGTGGCTATACCGAGTCTTGGTGTGCATGATGACTTTTTCTCTCAGTCTAAAGATGCGGTATTGCCAAGTTGGCAAGTTGATGAAAAATTTGTTAAACTGTAA
- a CDS encoding CTP synthase, which produces MTKYIFITGGVVSSLGKGIAAASLGAILESRKLRVTMIKLDPYINVDPGTMSPFQHGEVFVTHDGAETDLDLGHYERFIRFQSTQNNNCTSGRIYQDVIQKERRGDYLGATVQVIPHITDAIKSRIKQGAQGVDIALVEVGGTVGDIESLPFLEAIRQMGVELGRENTLFMHLTLLPYVKSSGELKTKPTQHSVKELRSIGIQPDILVCRSDRPIPEEETRKIALFTNVASNAVFECLDADSIYAVPEYLQKQGLDDIVIKKLHLEAPPSDLSDWQRVMAAIRHPKGVVDIAMVGKYVELTDAYKSLNEALFHGGIHNQYQVNLHYFESSDFRNGDVSALASMDAIVVPGGFGERGVLGKVNAVRYAREKQIPFLGICLGLQVATIEYARHIMGIADADSTEWNRETTNPIVALVTEWVNEKGQIEHRNHEADLGGTMRLGSLRSEVKKGTKLHKIYGDEMVERHRHRFEVNSQYEAALEDAGLVIAARSADSGLVEAIELPTHPWFIACQSHPEFTSTPRDGHPLFKSFVSAAIDYKTTEKGEG; this is translated from the coding sequence ATGACTAAATATATTTTTATTACCGGCGGTGTCGTTTCTTCATTGGGGAAAGGCATCGCAGCCGCCTCGTTGGGTGCGATTTTAGAATCTCGTAAATTACGTGTTACGATGATTAAATTAGATCCCTATATCAATGTGGATCCTGGCACGATGAGCCCATTCCAGCACGGTGAGGTTTTTGTGACGCATGATGGCGCAGAGACTGACTTAGACTTGGGGCATTACGAACGGTTTATTCGTTTTCAATCCACGCAAAATAATAATTGCACCTCAGGGCGAATTTATCAGGATGTGATTCAAAAAGAGCGGCGGGGTGATTACCTCGGTGCGACCGTACAAGTTATTCCGCATATTACCGATGCCATTAAATCTCGCATTAAGCAAGGTGCACAAGGCGTGGATATTGCTTTGGTGGAAGTAGGTGGTACGGTTGGCGATATCGAGTCATTACCGTTTTTAGAAGCCATCCGTCAGATGGGGGTTGAGCTTGGCCGCGAAAACACACTATTTATGCATTTGACGCTATTGCCCTATGTCAAATCGTCGGGAGAATTAAAAACCAAACCCACGCAGCATAGCGTCAAAGAGCTGCGTTCGATTGGGATTCAGCCTGACATTTTGGTCTGCCGCTCTGATCGCCCTATTCCAGAAGAAGAAACCCGCAAAATTGCGTTGTTTACGAATGTGGCATCGAATGCGGTGTTTGAGTGTTTAGATGCAGACTCAATCTATGCTGTGCCCGAATACCTGCAAAAACAGGGCTTGGATGATATTGTGATAAAAAAACTCCATCTTGAGGCCCCACCATCCGATTTAAGCGATTGGCAGCGTGTTATGGCCGCAATTCGACACCCTAAAGGCGTGGTAGATATTGCAATGGTCGGTAAATACGTCGAATTAACTGACGCCTATAAATCCCTCAATGAAGCGTTATTTCATGGCGGCATACACAATCAGTATCAGGTCAATTTGCACTATTTTGAGTCCAGTGATTTTCGCAATGGTGATGTGTCTGCGTTGGCATCAATGGATGCGATTGTTGTGCCTGGTGGTTTTGGTGAAAGAGGGGTGCTGGGTAAAGTTAACGCTGTCCGTTATGCGCGTGAAAAGCAAATTCCTTTTTTAGGAATTTGCTTGGGGCTGCAAGTGGCAACTATCGAATATGCAAGACATATCATGGGTATCGCTGATGCCGATTCGACGGAATGGAACCGTGAAACAACCAACCCGATTGTTGCCCTAGTCACAGAATGGGTGAATGAAAAGGGACAAATTGAGCACCGTAACCATGAGGCTGACTTAGGTGGAACCATGCGACTTGGTTCATTAAGAAGCGAGGTTAAAAAAGGCACCAAGCTACATAAAATTTATGGTGATGAAATGGTTGAGCGTCATCGACACCGTTTCGAAGTCAACAGCCAATACGAGGCAGCCTTAGAAGACGCTGGTTTGGTGATTGCTGCGCGTTCTGCTGACAGCGGTCTTGTTGAAGCGATCGAATTGCCAACACACCCTTGGTTCATTGCTTGTCAATCACACCCTGAATTTACATCGACCCCTCGCGATGGCCATCCGTTGTTTAAATCTTTTGTCAGCGCGGCTATCGACTATAAAACGACCGAAAAAGGGGAGGGTTGA
- the kdsA gene encoding 3-deoxy-8-phosphooctulonate synthase, which translates to MQLCHFKAGIDQPFFLIAGPCVLESKALAFETADYLQQITTELGIPFIYKSSFDKANRSSVQSYRGPGLEKGLQILEAVKSTFNVPVLTDVHDDTPLAEVASVVDVLQTPAFLCRQTNFIQRVASFGKPVNIKKGQFLSPWEMQNITEKAQATGNKQIMVCERGTSFGYNNLVSDMRSLAIMRQTNCPVVFDGTHSVQLPGGQGKASGGQREFVPVLTRAAVAAGVAGLFMETHPNPDKALCDGPNAWPLDQMHALLRTLKTIDETIKRQPLPETIYLS; encoded by the coding sequence ATGCAACTATGTCACTTTAAGGCAGGCATTGATCAGCCATTTTTTCTCATTGCGGGTCCATGTGTTCTCGAATCAAAGGCGCTTGCTTTTGAGACGGCAGACTACTTGCAACAAATAACAACGGAACTGGGCATTCCGTTTATTTATAAATCGTCATTTGATAAGGCGAATCGTTCTTCTGTACAGAGCTATCGTGGGCCGGGCCTTGAAAAAGGGTTACAGATTTTAGAAGCAGTCAAATCAACGTTTAACGTACCAGTGCTCACCGATGTCCATGACGACACACCGCTCGCTGAGGTTGCCAGCGTGGTAGATGTCTTGCAAACGCCGGCTTTTTTGTGCCGTCAGACCAATTTTATCCAGCGAGTCGCGAGTTTCGGAAAGCCCGTCAATATTAAAAAAGGTCAGTTTTTATCGCCGTGGGAAATGCAAAATATCACGGAAAAAGCACAGGCAACGGGTAATAAGCAAATCATGGTTTGCGAACGAGGAACGAGTTTTGGTTATAACAATTTAGTGTCAGATATGCGGAGTTTGGCGATTATGCGGCAAACGAATTGTCCGGTTGTCTTTGATGGCACGCATTCTGTTCAGCTGCCTGGCGGACAAGGCAAAGCCTCTGGCGGCCAACGCGAATTTGTGCCTGTGTTGACACGGGCAGCGGTTGCGGCGGGTGTTGCAGGCTTATTTATGGAAACACACCCCAACCCTGATAAAGCGCTATGTGACGGCCCCAATGCGTGGCCACTAGACCAAATGCACGCCCTGTTGCGTACATTAAAAACAATCGATGAGACGATTAAGCGCCAACCGCTTCCTGAAACCATTTATTTATCGTGA